The nucleotide sequence CGGCGGCGCCGGCCGCGCCGACAAAAATCTCGAAAACAACCCCATGCAAAGTAGAATCGCCCCTACGGGATACGTGCGCGTGCGCCGGAGGAACCCGTTTGCCGACAGGCGCTTGAACTCCCTCACCTTGTGGAAGTTGCCGCGACCATGAACGACCACGTCAAAAACCCCGCCCCGCAGCGAAAATGCCCGATCTGCGGCAAGCCCGCCGAGCATGCGACCCGCCCGTTCTGCTCCTCGCGCTGCCGCGACGTCGACCTGAACCGCTGGCTGAAGGGCGCCTACGTCATCCCCGGCCGTGACGACGAGGAAGACGACGTCGAATAGATGAATATTATCAAGTATTTATATAGATAGAGCGTCGCGCCCGGCTGCTGCATCCCGGCCCAGTCCCACCTTGTGCACAGCCGGGCCGCCCCCCCGCGACGCCTTCAGGCGAAGCCGGGTGGACAGGCCGCTCCGAGCCCACTATAAACCGCCCGCTCGATGGGCCTTGGCCCCTCTCTTGGAGCACGCCCAGGTAGCTCAGTTGGTAGAGCATGCGACTGAAAATCGCAGTGTCGGTGGTTCGATTCCGCCCCTGGGCACCAAAGCTACGCTTTTCCGCGCCCGAGCACGATCCTGTACGCCGCGAGCGATTGCACGAACGAAGCTGTTCTCCTGTTGGCGGAGAAACGACCCGTTCAGAACAACAAATGATCTGCTCCACCCAAGCGATCAGGTCGAGACGACCCCAGCCAGACGTGTGACCACATCATCGATCTCGTCCGATTTGGTGGTCCTTCCTAAGCTGAAGCGGATCGCTCCCATGCCGATCCTCTCCGGCACGCCCATCGCGGCAAGGACGGGCGAGAGCTCGATCCGTCCCGAGTGGCACGCCGAACCAGTCGATGCCGCGACGTCGCTGAGTTGTCCCAGGATATCCGAACCGATCTTGCGGACAAATGATACGTTGAGGGTGTTGGGCAAACGATGTGTCGCGTGGCCATTGAGCACGACGTGATCGCCGAAACGATCTTGCAGTGCATGCCAGAATCTATCACGCAGAGCCCGGACGCGTTCCATGGGAGCGAGGTCCTGCCCTAATGCGGATGCTGCTCCGAGCCCAGCAGCGAGCAATGCGCTCTCCGTCCCGGCACGGCGGCCCAGCTCATGACCAGCGCCGTGAATCAACGGCTCCAATTCGAGGCCGCCGCGCACGTAGAGTGCACCGACGCCTTTCGGCGCATAGAGCTTGTGACCAGCGATCGACAACAGGTCGACGCCGAGTTCGTCGACCTTGGTCGAGATCTTGCCGACTGACTGCGCCGCGTCGGTATGAAAACGGATGCCGTGCTCCCGCGCGATCTCGCTGATCTCCCGGATCGGCTGGATGGTGCCGACCTCGTTGTTGGCATGCATGATGCTGATGAGGGTCGTCTGCGGAGTGATCGCGCGACGGACGTCCTCCGGATCGACGCGGCCTGTTCGGTCCACCGGGACATGAGTAATCAAGGCGCCGAACCGCTCGAGAAATCGGCAGGGAGCAAGAACAGCCGGATGCTCGATTGCCGACGTGATGATGTGCGCCCCTTGGCGGTTCGGCGCGAAGAACGTGCCTTTGATCGCCAGATTGTTTGCTTCGCTGCCGCCGCTGGTGAACACGATCTCGTCGGGCGCGGCGCCGATCAGCGCGGCGACTTGAACGCGGGCGCGCTCCAGGGCGGCCTTGGTCGGCGTGCTCGCCCAGTGGCCGCTGGAGGGATTGCCGAAAGCCTCCTTCAGGAAGCGTTGCATCGCCGCCGCGACCGCTGGATCGATTGGCGTGCTCGCGTTGTAGTCGAGATAAATCGGCGGCAATGCCAGCTCCTCGGTGGTTCAAAATACCAGTACCTTCTCGGCGGAAGCGGTAAG is from Bradyrhizobium sp. ISRA430 and encodes:
- the yacG gene encoding DNA gyrase inhibitor YacG, whose protein sequence is MNDHVKNPAPQRKCPICGKPAEHATRPFCSSRCRDVDLNRWLKGAYVIPGRDDEEDDVE
- a CDS encoding cysteine desulfurase family protein codes for the protein MPPIYLDYNASTPIDPAVAAAMQRFLKEAFGNPSSGHWASTPTKAALERARVQVAALIGAAPDEIVFTSGGSEANNLAIKGTFFAPNRQGAHIITSAIEHPAVLAPCRFLERFGALITHVPVDRTGRVDPEDVRRAITPQTTLISIMHANNEVGTIQPIREISEIAREHGIRFHTDAAQSVGKISTKVDELGVDLLSIAGHKLYAPKGVGALYVRGGLELEPLIHGAGHELGRRAGTESALLAAGLGAASALGQDLAPMERVRALRDRFWHALQDRFGDHVVLNGHATHRLPNTLNVSFVRKIGSDILGQLSDVAASTGSACHSGRIELSPVLAAMGVPERIGMGAIRFSLGRTTKSDEIDDVVTRLAGVVST